taaaacacgcccccccttccacatttgaattacgcgggccccatttacgctacgccgcagtaagttaggaggcaagtgctttgtgaatacagcacttgcctctcaaacttacggcggcgcagcataaatacgatacgctgcgccgccgtacgaATGGGCGCGTCTACGTGAATCTTGCCCAAGTCCTTCTAGCGTGGCCTATGCCGCAGTTGGTTTTTTATCTCAGCGCTTATTCATTACTGTATGGGTCAGAAAGAACAtaactgggccagattcttaaaaggcttacgacggcgcaacgccatttgcgccgtcgtaagtcctaatctggcccggcgtatctatgcgactgattcttagaatcagttacgcatagatatcccttagatctgacaggcgtaaggctcttacgctgtcagatcccaaatgcaattttttttcccgccgctaggtgtcgcctcgttgtTTTCCCcgttgtctatgcaaattagctatttacggcgattcccgaccgtacgcgcggacgacgcaatgaatttacaacgtttccgtaagcgtaaacttgcccctgctatttaaggggcaagtttacgaaggtccgtcgtaagccatgttaagtatggcgtcgggtcagcgtcgtctttccgtcgtttacgtcgttttcgtaagtcattcgcgaatacaactttactgatgtgactgtggggggaggggacattagagtgtaagctcctctggtgcagagactgatgtggctgtggggggaggggacattagagtgtaagctcctctgtacagagactgatgtgactgtgggggggaggggacattagagtgtaagctcctctataCAGAGTCTGATGtgcctgtgggggaggggacattagagtgtaagctcctctggtacagagactgatgtgactgtgggggaggggacattacagtgtaagctcctctgtacagagactgatgtgactgtgggggggacggacattagagtgtaagctcctctgtacagagactgatgtgactgtgggggggacattagagtgtaagctcctctgtacagagactgatgtgactgtgggggggacattagagtgtaagctcctctgtacagagactgatgtgactgtgggggaggggacattagagtgtaagctcctctggtacagagactgatgtgaccggctcagtgttctctgtacagcacttcgGTATATGTCAGTGATATAGTGTATAGCAGCTAGGATACATATTGAACAGACACCAAACTGAATGATAGCAGGAAAATAACTTTATTGCTCCAGAACAGGAAGACAAAAAATGAAATGAAGGAGCTCCGCATGGAACGATGAGGAATCCTCAGAATATCAGGCAGACTCCCGGATCGCAGATCAGCTTTAGTTGGATGCGATGGTCTGAGAAAAAAATCAGGAGAGAACAAGAAAATgttaaaatttacattttatatattattggTCATTTTTATTATCTCTTCTGGATGGATTGCCATTCACTTACTCAAGCAATATAAGAAAGCGCTATCTGTTCTCCTGATGAAGCAGAAGCTCCACGAAACACGTAGACAGACAGAGCCGATTTGTACACTTTACTTTGgatgaggggatttttttttgtcactgtaTATGTCATAAAACagcttttaataaaaatttaCGTTTCCCGCCAATTGCTGTTTATATACCACTGGGAAGGAATATGTAACTCCTCCCTGACCGGCCTATGGACAAATGATGGCCAAGCAGGAGCTCTGCCATTCCAGGTGGACGTCCCTTCTCCCAGTCACGCCCTAGGGGCCACACACTGTCACCAGACACAGCGTATGACATCATTGTACCGGGCCGGCcccagtaccatgtgattgctgtgaccaatcatcGCAATCATATGACAGTtatacacaatgaatggctttcattcacTGTATTAGTACCGGTATCGGTACTCGTGCTTGCAGATAACAAAaacggtattggtgcaaccctagggccagatccacaaagaagttacggcggtgtatctattgatacgccgcgtaatttctaagatgccccgttcatatctttgttttttatccacaaaacaagatacgactgaatgtgggctcgatccgactggcatacgtcttagtacgccgtcggatcttaggtgcatatttacgatggccgctaggtggcgcttccgttgatttccgcatcgagtatgcaaattggctagatacgccaatccacaaacgttcgtccgcccggcgcttttttttatgttgtttacataaggcttttttcggcgtaacgttgcccctgctctatgaggcgtacgcaatgttaagtatggacgtcgggccagcgtagaattttccgttgtgtacgtcgtttgcgtaaaatgttcgcgtatagggctttgcgtaaattacgttcacgtcgtctagacattgagcgggcgtaatttaatttgaaaatccgacgtgatactgagcatgcgcgcgcatgcgccgtacgaaaaaagcgtcatttacgtggggtcaagcttgttttacataaaacacgcccccctgttcatcatttgaattccgtgctcTTAcaccgggagatttacgctacgccgccgtaactttagaggcaagtgctttgtgaatacagcacttgcctctcaaagtagcggcggcgtagcgtaactacgatatgcctgcctaaaaatacgccgccctacgtggatctggcccctagtgtgtactattgtgatagctttgattggccacagccatcacatggtacagatgcactgtgattggccccatctgaccaaatcacagagatcgTCACAAGTTTGTGATGATCTCTGTGATTTGGCTTACTATTGTGATAGTCATTACTCTTCACTGTAATTTgcttaatacttttttttctatagtctgcgccatctagtggcaataATGTAGTATGTTTTCCTAAAACCGCTCAATCAGGAAAAATACCCCATTGTTACCACTAGATGGCACCGCTGATCCTAGAAAATAAACGTATTAGGCAAAATGATGTTGAAGATTCGTGGTGCCCCTGTGAACgactattaattatttttatacatgGACCCTTTAGTGTTAGGTACTGACCGTGCTGATCCAGCTGTTATAGTCGGAGACTCTGGTGAAGACGGAGGGCTTCTTGTAGTAGTTACATCCCAGAGACGATCCGAAGCTAACGACACCGTGAAGCTCCCAGCCGCCCTGAGAATTCTGGCAGTTCAGGGGTCCGCCGGAGTCACCCTGCCGGGAAAATAAAGTTCAAGCGTTAACACGGGAGAGAAGGACGATATTATGGAGCCCATCAAAATGGGGCACAGTCATGGAAAAAGAGTCATAAGGGAGGAGGTTCTGCGTCCACATCCTATGTGTCGGGGGTCTTTCTGTCTGAGCAAAGGGCCAATTCACTGGCCAGACTAtcaccattgggagtagaaattgtcctggCATCAATAGGAGTATCTTTGGtaatagggggaggaatagtgccccatcgttggtgtcagtggaagcaatagtGTCTGTTGttcgtgtcagtggaaggaaaagtcccccattatcggtgtcagtggaagaaatagtaccctttgttggtgtcagtggaaggaataatgccgcattattggtgtcagtgggaggaacagtgccctgttgatgtcagtgggaggaataatgccccattgttggtgtcagtgggtggaattgtgccccattgttggtgtcagtgggaaaaataatgtcccattattggtgtcagtgggaggaacagtgccctgatattggtatcagtggcaggaatgttgccccattgttggtgtcagtagaaataATAGTGccctgttggtgtcagtagaaggaattgtgccatgttggtgccagtggaaggaatagtgccccattgttggtgtcagtagaaggaatagtaccccattgttgttgtcagtgggaggaatagtaccctgttgttgatgtcagtggatagaatagtaccccattatcggtgtcagtgggaagaatagtgccctattgttggtgtcagtggaaggaataaagccccattgttggtgtcagtggaaggaataaagccccattattggtgtcagtgggaggaattgtgccctgttggtgtcagtagaagaaatagtgccccattgttggtgtcagtgggaggaatagtgccctgttgttggtgtcagtagaaggaataaagccccattattggtgtcagtgggaggaacagtgccctgttggtgtcagtggtaggaatagtgccctgttgatgtcagtagaaggaatagtaccccattgttggtgtcagtgggaggaatagtgccccattgttggtgtcagtggaaggaataaagccccattgttggtgtcagtggaaggaatagtaccacaTTGTTGGTGTAGCTGAAGACTTATCTCTGCAATTATTGAACCCGATTCCTCAAGCTGCAGTTGCATTGAAGGCACCTTGAAGGAATGCTAGCTGAGTGATGAGTGAGGACCATAGAGTCTTATCTGGTGGTACGTACATAGCAGGATGACACAATGCCGTCTCCTCCGGCACAGACCATGTTGTCCTTCACCGTTACTCCCCACCAGTCACTCTGGGAGCAGGTGGCGTGGTCCACGACCAGGAGAAGACCTTGCTGCAGGGCATCAGCACTAGGTCCATTGGCTAGAATAAAAAGGCAATTTCATCTTATTAACATCAGCAATAaatctttcttctttttattttaaaaaaaaaattattgtgctTTTCTGTGTCAATTTCCTTATTATCTGAATAGATGTCTAAAAAATGCTCACACAACTGGGAACTGTCTTTGTCCCGTAATTGTAACAGATAAATACAGATAAATATGAACATGGGCAGGGCAGCCAACATTCCAAACCAGGCCCCACTGGGTAAGCAGGAGGGCCCGGGTTCAACTGCAAACCAGGATGAGTCTGATTGGTTGGGGGTGCCATCCATTTGTCCATCAGGGTAGGCAGTAAAGATTCCCTCCCCCCAGCTATTTACAGCTGGGACCTAGCAGAATCTTTAGCTGGACTGCCATGAAGGCAAGCAGCCCCTCTGGTTGGGTACTTCTCCTCCTGGGGAGAAACACTGTATTCTGAGGCTCCAAAGTATTTATGCACCCCCCAACCACCTTCTGGGCACAACTCACTAGGGATTGGCTTCGGTTGCATAAATATTGAGGCTACATGTTTGACTTTCCCACCCACTAAATTCTGTAAGCCTCAAGAAgacagggggaagcaatcaaacttgcAGCCTACGGAGCCCTGAGAAGCCCAAATTGAACACATGCTTCTCTGCTGATTACAGGAGAGCCACAGAAACGGAATTTGACCATCGGGTAGGCAGTACAGCCCCTCCCCTCAGCTGTGCACAGCTGGGACCTTAATGATACTAGTAGAATCTTTAGCTGGACTGCCATGAAGGCAAGCAGCCCCTGTGGTCGGGTATGTCTCCTGCTGGGGAGAAACACGACTTCctgagtgccggttcacacaggggaaaCACAACTTACagtgcgactttgcaaggcgacttcagcgcgacttacaacgcgacttaaagttgcctccaggacaggtgactttggctgtggccaatcacagaataatcagctctgtgggagggaggggtttgcctgagtaaactattttcttttcctgtaaagttgcttcagttaggagggtgatccgactttggaggcgacttccattgaaatctacgcgtacaagttgcctagaagtcgccttgaagtagtacaggaaccttttttgaagtcggagcgacttcagtagtgtacattaagacggctctcattcacttcaattgaatgtctcatgtcacgcgacttgggggcgacacaagtcggatcccaagtcgcggtagtgtgaaccggcactgagGCTCCAAACTATTtatacaccccccaaccaccttcTGGGCACAACTCACCAGAGATTGGCTTGGGttgcataaatattcaggctactCTTTTGACTTTCCCACCCACTAAATTCTGTAAGCCTCAAGAAGACAGGGGGAAGCAACCAAACTTGCAGCCTACGGAGCCCTGAGAAGCCCAAATTAATCACATGCTGCTCTGCTGATTACAGGAGAGCCACAGAAACTAAAACTAGCAGCCTACCTGAGAGGGTGCTAAAAAATAAGGTCTGATGAACCCCAAACAGTATTGAGAGAATTGGGAGGCGGGGCTAAACGCCATGCCATCCTAATTTTCCTTAAAAGCCACCAACAAGATGGTCAGATTTaaatccccccctcccaaaaaaaaaccgGTACATCTAGAAGGAATGCAGGGCATCCTAAACCTTAACCAGCCATGGTCTCCATAGGACTTCTGAGTAGGTTCTCTCATGAATGATTTCACCACAAATGGTCTGGTCTGCAAAATAGACATCTGTGAGGCTAGGGTTAATGACCTAGGACTGAACTCATCATAGCGAAACCTAATGCACATTCCATAATTCCTATGGTCATGGAGTTACCTTCCTAAATTGGTTACATTGGCAACTaacaactatgggccagattcacagcggagatacgacggagtatctcagatactccgtcgtatctctcagagtatctatgcgactgattcatagaaccagttacgcatagatatccctaagatccgacaggtgtaattgttttacactgtcggatcttaaggatgcaattctaggccggccgctaggtggcgaggccattgcggccggcgtagaatatgcaaatgaatacttacggcgatccccgaatgtCCGAACGGCCCATCGATCTaactgtacgtcgtttccgtcgagttacgccgcgtaaaattagggctgagccctagttgtcttaagccatgttaagtatggccgtcgttcccgcgtcaacattttaaaatcaacgtcgtttgcgtaagacgtccgtgaatggcgctgaatgtcgctggacgcaaatgacgtcggtgcgacgtcatttagcgcaatgcacgtcgggtaatttacccgacggagcatgcgcagtacgctcggcgcgggaatgcgcctaatttaaatggtacccgccccatttgaattgggccgccttgcgccgagcggatttacgctacaccgccgcaaatttccaggtaagtgctttgtggatcgggcactaactcggaaaaattgcggcggtgtaacgtaaaccggttacgttacgctgcgcccgctctacgtgaatctggccctatattacaaGGCCAAGAAGGCTAGTAAGACACATTAAAGCTCCTAGAAGAACtttacaattatatatttttagaagGAGAGGACAGTAGTTTCAGTCTATGGGGATTTCCATAGTGCAAGTTACCTCTAAGTTGATTAAAACTAAGGCTCACTTACTCTGAAGGTTCCCCCAGCCGGTGACGTAGCAGCCAAAATTGTTTTCAAGGATGACGCCAGCAGGGGGCAGGCAAGCGGGCTGCATGGTGTCGCTGAATTCTACGGGTTCTGCCAGCTTAAGGAGGGAG
This sequence is a window from Rana temporaria chromosome 10, aRanTem1.1, whole genome shotgun sequence. Protein-coding genes within it:
- the LOC120916257 gene encoding chymotrypsin-like elastase family member 2A; protein product: MDSLLALLLLAVGAYGCGVPTYKPATSRVVNGEDAVPHSWPWQVSLQYAFGLYWYHTCGGSLISSEWVLTAGHCISTSRVYRVQLGRHFLKQVEWNVKTVSVTKIINHPEWNPDVLSNGNDISLLKLAEPVEFSDTMQPACLPPAGVILENNFGCYVTGWGNLQTNGPSADALQQGLLLVVDHATCSQSDWWGVTVKDNMVCAGGDGIVSSCYGDSGGPLNCQNSQGGWELHGVVSFGSSLGCNYYKKPSVFTRVSDYNSWISTTIASN